In a single window of the Myxococcus stipitatus genome:
- a CDS encoding O-antigen ligase family protein — protein MASSHRSSSRYTRLAEVALMALVVVCPLALGGAARWVHWPLVGLAGLAAVLAGVGARRQGQSPRFPLLAAPLAGGAVLCALQLVPLPASVLGVVSPEAAALREFALEPLGLTGARPVSLDPTATWRELARHLAYLLAFLAAVQVCRARDSRRRLLATVLVTGAVVALVGLGHALLDVSSLFGSRPWVHARPPLVTFFGNPNHLAGYLGLAATVGVGLALTARPRARAMAYAFGAATCGTGVVLSLSRGGIAFFVFGQVLLAAWLLSRRRESSRRAGPAWARSAAALLGLLTVLAVGAYVAADALWAEARSAGDVEALRRSKVSLWPMMAEAARTFPVLGMGRGAFEAAFPRYQTEPNPNTLTHPENAVLQVATEMGVPGLVLLAVALWGFARLVRREHLDTLELSALAGVAALALHDLFDFSLELPACAVAALVVLGAVARPRARERRQAGFSPSVPVLVTAGALTVVGLVALVPGRHRVADAERALAELVVSGAPIEAVREQGLALVDRHPADYLLYRLLASAEAARGPKGAGDALSFVNRALYLAPWDAVSHRVAARALLTLHRRAQGFLEYRLAHEAGDTGILQAEAVLRARTVEELVALTSDSPEAADRLLASLSDVPARHALALEYGAWAREHFAGRPGEASLWVREARLRMWRKEFAEAEAACARVEALAPDARDTALLRAEVLRAQGQGGAALQVVERLVSRQPGDVEVAFTLAGWQLDAGLVRRARDTLQAVGPFLSDYRQRARLLSLEAACLEREGLLSRAVERRQTAARLVPSPEAHFAVARLQEALRRYDAASRSVHEGLRLLPPEGREAARAWAARLEAAERERVDQRRQELMDDPNAQELQHLLGDPERPAVEP, from the coding sequence ATGGCTTCCTCCCATCGCAGCAGCTCCCGGTATACCCGGCTCGCCGAAGTGGCGCTGATGGCGCTCGTCGTGGTGTGCCCGCTGGCGCTCGGGGGCGCGGCGAGGTGGGTGCACTGGCCCCTGGTGGGGCTGGCGGGCCTGGCGGCGGTGCTCGCGGGCGTGGGGGCCCGCAGGCAGGGGCAGTCGCCGCGCTTCCCGCTGCTCGCGGCGCCGTTGGCGGGCGGCGCGGTGCTGTGCGCGCTCCAACTGGTGCCACTGCCCGCGAGCGTGCTGGGCGTGGTGAGCCCGGAGGCCGCGGCGCTCCGGGAGTTCGCGCTGGAGCCGCTCGGACTGACGGGGGCCCGGCCCGTGTCGCTGGACCCGACCGCCACTTGGCGCGAGCTGGCCCGGCACCTGGCCTACCTGCTAGCCTTCCTCGCCGCAGTGCAGGTGTGCCGGGCCCGGGACAGCCGCAGGCGCCTGCTGGCGACGGTGCTCGTCACGGGCGCGGTCGTGGCCCTGGTGGGGCTGGGACACGCGCTCTTGGACGTGTCGTCGCTCTTCGGTTCGCGGCCCTGGGTGCACGCGCGGCCCCCGCTGGTGACGTTCTTCGGCAACCCGAACCACCTCGCGGGCTACCTGGGGCTGGCCGCCACGGTGGGCGTGGGGCTGGCGCTCACCGCCCGCCCGCGCGCGAGGGCGATGGCGTACGCGTTCGGAGCGGCCACCTGCGGCACGGGCGTGGTGCTGTCGCTGTCGCGGGGAGGCATCGCCTTCTTCGTCTTCGGGCAGGTGCTGCTGGCCGCGTGGCTGCTGTCCCGGCGTCGCGAGTCGTCCCGGCGCGCGGGCCCCGCCTGGGCGCGGAGCGCCGCCGCGCTGCTCGGCCTCTTGACGGTGCTGGCGGTGGGGGCGTACGTCGCGGCGGACGCGCTGTGGGCGGAGGCCCGGTCCGCGGGCGACGTGGAGGCGCTGCGCCGCTCGAAAGTGTCGCTGTGGCCGATGATGGCGGAGGCGGCGCGGACCTTCCCCGTGCTGGGCATGGGGCGAGGTGCCTTCGAGGCGGCCTTCCCGCGCTACCAGACGGAGCCCAACCCCAACACGCTCACCCACCCGGAGAACGCCGTGCTCCAGGTGGCGACGGAAATGGGCGTGCCGGGCCTCGTGCTGCTCGCCGTGGCGCTGTGGGGCTTCGCGCGGCTGGTGCGCCGCGAGCACCTGGACACGCTGGAGCTGTCGGCGCTGGCGGGCGTGGCGGCGCTGGCGCTGCATGACCTGTTCGACTTCAGCCTGGAGCTGCCCGCGTGCGCCGTCGCGGCGCTGGTGGTGCTGGGGGCCGTGGCCCGGCCGCGCGCGCGCGAGCGGCGACAGGCCGGGTTCTCGCCCTCCGTGCCGGTGCTCGTGACGGCGGGGGCGCTCACGGTGGTGGGGCTCGTCGCGCTGGTGCCCGGGCGGCACCGGGTCGCGGACGCGGAGCGCGCGCTGGCGGAGCTCGTCGTGTCCGGCGCGCCCATCGAGGCCGTGCGCGAGCAGGGGCTGGCGCTCGTCGACCGGCACCCCGCGGACTATCTGCTGTACCGGCTGCTGGCCTCCGCGGAGGCGGCGCGGGGCCCGAAGGGCGCGGGGGACGCGCTCTCCTTCGTCAACCGCGCGCTGTACCTGGCGCCCTGGGACGCCGTGTCCCACCGGGTGGCGGCGCGCGCGCTGCTGACGCTCCACCGCCGCGCGCAGGGCTTCCTGGAGTACCGGCTGGCGCACGAGGCGGGGGACACGGGCATCCTCCAGGCCGAGGCCGTGCTCCGGGCCCGCACGGTGGAGGAGCTGGTGGCGCTGACGTCGGACTCGCCGGAGGCGGCGGACCGGCTGCTGGCGTCGCTGTCCGACGTGCCGGCGCGTCACGCGCTGGCGCTGGAGTACGGGGCCTGGGCGCGCGAGCACTTCGCGGGCCGGCCGGGCGAGGCCTCGCTGTGGGTTCGCGAGGCGCGGCTGCGGATGTGGCGCAAGGAGTTCGCCGAGGCGGAGGCGGCGTGCGCGCGGGTGGAGGCGCTGGCGCCGGACGCGCGGGACACGGCGCTGCTGCGCGCGGAGGTGCTGCGGGCCCAGGGGCAGGGTGGCGCGGCACTGCAGGTGGTGGAGCGGCTGGTGTCGCGCCAGCCGGGCGACGTGGAGGTGGCCTTCACGCTGGCGGGCTGGCAGCTCGACGCGGGCCTGGTCCGGCGCGCCCGCGACACCCTCCAGGCGGTGGGGCCCTTCCTCTCCGACTATCGCCAGCGCGCGCGGCTGTTGTCCCTGGAGGCGGCCTGCCTGGAGCGGGAGGGGCTGCTGTCGCGCGCGGTGGAGCGCCGGCAGACGGCGGCGCGGCTGGTGCCTTCGCCGGAGGCGCACTTCGCCGTGGCGCGGCTGCAGGAGGCCCTGCGCCGGTACGACGCCGCGTCGCGCTCGGTCCACGAGGGCCTGCGGCTGCTGCCCCCCGAGGGGCGCGAGGCGGCCCGGGCGTGGGCGGCGCGGCTCGAGGCCGCGGAGCGCGAGCGCGTGGACCAGCGGCGCCAGGAGCTGATGGACGACCCGAACGCCCAGGAGCTCCAGCACCTGCTGGGAGACCCGGAGCGCCCCGCCGTCGAGCCCTGA
- a CDS encoding aminoacyl-tRNA deacylase, with translation MIPASIQQYLRRNRILYERYWHPRAVSAQELAQVLHVSGWRVAKSVIVMADRQPWIVVVPAASTVDLPRLREMLGARHVRLATEQEFSRRFPDCELGAEPPFGELYGLPVAVDESLSLAEHVLFRAGSHEEALEMRFQDFATLEWPLVASFIEERLRAPRDVEPVTPVLMEVETPMPA, from the coding sequence ATGATTCCCGCATCGATTCAGCAGTATCTGCGACGAAACCGGATTCTGTACGAGCGGTACTGGCACCCGCGGGCCGTGAGCGCGCAGGAACTGGCGCAGGTGCTCCACGTCTCCGGGTGGCGGGTCGCCAAGTCCGTCATCGTCATGGCGGATCGACAGCCCTGGATTGTGGTGGTGCCCGCGGCGAGCACCGTGGACCTGCCGCGGCTGCGCGAGATGCTCGGCGCCCGACACGTGCGCCTGGCCACCGAGCAGGAGTTCTCCAGGCGCTTCCCCGACTGCGAGCTGGGAGCGGAGCCGCCGTTCGGCGAGCTCTATGGCCTGCCCGTGGCGGTGGACGAATCACTCAGCCTGGCCGAACACGTGCTCTTCCGCGCCGGCTCGCACGAGGAGGCCCTGGAGATGCGCTTCCAGGACTTCGCCACGCTGGAGTGGCCCCTGGTCGCGTCGTTCATCGAGGAGCGGCTGCGCGCCCCGCGCGACGTGGAGCCGGTGACGCCAGTGCTGATGGAGGTGGAGACGCCCATGCCCGCATGA
- a CDS encoding lysophospholipid acyltransferase family protein, with protein MERPPLAKRLKRFLRYVLIRGVLLCLQPLPLSWARALGAWLGGLAYTVAGGERRKALKSLSVAFPEKSDAERRTLARACFRHLSAAALEVACTQSLDRGLEGLVSWPDEDRKVLDTALARGKGVVFVTGHVGNWELLARRVARAGYPSQSIAKETSDPRLTGLVERFRARGGVRSIWRGQDGAARAMLRALRSGEILGILIDQDTKVQSVFVPFFGKLASTPRAAADLAVRTGASVVAGFCHRVEGGGYRLSMEEVCLPEVEDREEAAVALTAALSERIEAAIRRTPEQWVWMHQRWKTRPPAALPEAPRAASG; from the coding sequence GTGGAGCGTCCACCCTTAGCAAAGCGCCTGAAACGTTTCCTCCGGTACGTGCTCATCCGGGGCGTCCTGTTGTGCCTTCAACCCCTGCCCCTGTCGTGGGCCCGGGCCCTGGGGGCCTGGCTGGGCGGGCTGGCCTACACCGTGGCGGGGGGCGAGCGCCGCAAGGCGTTGAAGTCCCTGTCCGTGGCCTTCCCGGAAAAGTCCGACGCGGAGCGGCGGACCCTGGCCCGCGCGTGCTTCCGGCACCTGTCCGCCGCGGCGCTGGAGGTGGCCTGCACGCAGTCCCTGGACCGGGGGCTCGAGGGGCTGGTGTCCTGGCCGGACGAGGACCGGAAGGTGCTGGACACGGCGCTGGCGCGGGGCAAGGGCGTCGTCTTCGTCACCGGCCACGTGGGCAACTGGGAGCTGCTCGCCCGCCGGGTGGCGCGCGCCGGCTACCCCAGCCAGAGCATCGCGAAGGAGACGTCCGACCCCCGCCTGACGGGGCTGGTGGAGCGCTTCCGCGCCCGGGGCGGCGTGCGGAGCATCTGGCGCGGCCAGGACGGCGCCGCGCGGGCCATGCTGCGGGCCCTGCGAAGTGGGGAAATCCTGGGCATCCTGATCGACCAGGACACCAAGGTGCAGTCCGTCTTCGTGCCCTTCTTCGGGAAGCTGGCCTCCACGCCCCGGGCGGCGGCGGACCTGGCGGTGCGCACGGGCGCGTCCGTGGTGGCGGGCTTCTGCCACCGCGTCGAGGGAGGGGGCTACCGGCTGTCGATGGAGGAGGTCTGCCTGCCGGAGGTGGAGGACCGCGAGGAGGCCGCCGTGGCGCTCACCGCGGCGCTGTCCGAGCGCATCGAGGCGGCCATCCGGCGCACACCCGAGCAGTGGGTGTGGATGCACCAACGGTGGAAGACGCGCCCACCCGCCGCGCTTCCCGAGGCGCCACGGGCCGCCTCCGGGTGA
- the astB gene encoding N-succinylarginine dihydrolase, producing the protein MREYNFDGLVGPTHNYAGLSPGNLASQSHVGEASHPREAALQGLEKMRFVSSLGVGQAVLPPQPRPSLRMLRALGFTGSDEEVITRAARDAEHLLRLTSSASAMWTANAATVAPSADTADGRVHLTPANLSQMFHRALEADTTHAVLKAIFADEKHFAVHAPLPQGSHFADEGAANHTRLATPGHPAVHLLAWGRSAWQEVPGPKRFPARQTLEASQALARLHQLDPKAVLFPRQHPDGIDAGAFHTDVMAVGNERFLMLHELAFVDHPGLLQVLREKLGPDFRAVVASSAELPPKDAVKAYPFNSQVLTLPDGTMAIVAPLESRETPAARGFLERVVAEDTPVKAVHYLDVRQSMNNGGGPACLRQRVWLTDTERRAIRADVFYTPALHDSLAAWVRRHYRDVLRAKDLQDPQLARETMTALDELTRILKLGSVYDFQR; encoded by the coding sequence ATGCGCGAATACAACTTCGACGGGCTCGTCGGTCCTACCCACAACTACGCCGGCCTGTCGCCTGGAAACCTGGCGTCGCAGAGCCATGTCGGAGAGGCCAGCCATCCCCGGGAGGCGGCGCTCCAGGGCCTGGAGAAGATGCGCTTCGTGTCCAGCCTGGGCGTGGGGCAGGCGGTGCTGCCGCCCCAGCCGCGCCCGTCGCTGCGCATGCTGCGGGCCCTGGGCTTCACCGGCTCCGACGAGGAGGTCATCACCCGCGCGGCGCGCGACGCCGAGCACCTGCTGCGGCTGACCTCCAGCGCCTCCGCCATGTGGACGGCCAACGCGGCCACGGTGGCGCCCAGCGCGGACACCGCGGACGGCCGCGTGCACCTGACGCCGGCCAACCTGTCGCAGATGTTCCACCGCGCCCTGGAGGCGGACACCACGCACGCGGTGCTGAAGGCCATCTTCGCGGACGAGAAGCACTTCGCCGTCCACGCCCCGCTGCCCCAGGGCAGCCACTTCGCGGACGAGGGCGCGGCCAACCACACCCGCCTGGCCACTCCGGGTCACCCCGCGGTGCACCTGCTGGCCTGGGGCCGCAGCGCGTGGCAGGAGGTGCCGGGGCCCAAGCGCTTCCCCGCCCGGCAGACGCTGGAGGCGAGCCAGGCGCTGGCGCGGCTGCACCAGCTCGACCCCAAGGCGGTGCTCTTCCCCCGGCAGCACCCGGACGGCATCGACGCGGGCGCCTTCCACACGGACGTCATGGCGGTGGGCAACGAGCGCTTCCTCATGCTCCACGAGCTGGCCTTCGTGGACCACCCGGGCCTGCTCCAGGTGCTGCGCGAGAAGCTGGGCCCGGACTTCCGCGCGGTGGTGGCCAGCAGCGCGGAGCTGCCCCCCAAGGACGCGGTGAAGGCGTACCCCTTCAACTCGCAGGTGCTCACGCTCCCCGACGGCACCATGGCCATCGTCGCGCCGCTGGAGAGCCGCGAGACGCCCGCCGCGCGCGGCTTCCTGGAGCGCGTCGTCGCCGAGGACACGCCGGTGAAGGCCGTGCACTACCTGGACGTGCGCCAGTCCATGAACAACGGCGGCGGCCCCGCGTGCCTGCGCCAGCGGGTGTGGCTGACGGACACGGAGCGCCGCGCCATCCGCGCGGACGTCTTCTACACGCCCGCCCTGCACGACTCGCTCGCCGCCTGGGTGCGCCGCCACTACCGCGACGTGCTGCGCGCCAAGGACCTCCAGGACCCGCAGCTCGCCCGCGAGACGATGACGGCGCTCGACGAGCTCACCCGCATCCTCAAGCTCGGCAGCGTCTACGACTTCCAGCGGTAG